A genomic segment from Clostridium pasteurianum BC1 encodes:
- a CDS encoding elongator complex protein 3 has product MDRRHYIIPIFVPHEGCPHNCVFCNQNTITGNTNLVDDKFVTRTVEEYLKTIDRKNSIIEISFFGGTFTAIDIQKQRELLSVARDYKDKEKVDFIRLSTRPDYINESILSNLKDYNVDIIELGVQSMDNKVLKLAGRGHTAEDVYNASKLIKAYGFTLGHQIMPGLPGDDFKKDIHTAEEVMRLKPDICRIYPSLVIKDTPMEKMYLDKVYEPYTLDRAIEICKIIYGMFKVNNINVIRIGLQPTEEINLGNKLIAGPFHPAFRELVEGSIYNDMISSIISKNYKGEIFIEINNKDISKLYANKKHYFNYMKANFPHCEFIVIQNNNIALENIIIRFYGKVENLSLHNYFLCKYKHNSAMALCESDLHKI; this is encoded by the coding sequence ATGGATAGAAGACATTATATAATTCCGATTTTTGTACCACATGAGGGGTGTCCACATAATTGTGTATTCTGTAATCAAAATACTATCACTGGCAATACTAATTTGGTTGATGACAAATTTGTTACAAGAACAGTTGAGGAATATTTAAAAACTATTGATAGAAAAAATTCAATTATAGAAATTTCTTTTTTTGGAGGAACCTTTACAGCTATAGATATACAGAAACAAAGAGAACTTCTATCGGTGGCTAGAGATTATAAAGATAAAGAAAAGGTGGACTTTATAAGATTATCTACAAGACCGGATTATATAAATGAATCTATACTTTCCAATCTTAAAGATTACAATGTGGATATAATAGAATTGGGAGTACAATCTATGGACAATAAAGTACTTAAATTAGCAGGAAGAGGTCATACTGCTGAGGATGTATATAATGCTTCAAAACTTATTAAAGCCTATGGATTTACTCTAGGACATCAAATAATGCCAGGTCTTCCGGGAGATGATTTCAAGAAAGATATTCATACCGCTGAGGAAGTAATGAGATTAAAACCAGATATATGCAGAATTTATCCATCCTTAGTAATAAAGGATACCCCTATGGAAAAAATGTATTTAGACAAAGTATATGAGCCTTATACTTTGGATAGGGCTATAGAAATATGTAAAATAATATATGGTATGTTTAAGGTAAATAATATAAATGTCATAAGGATAGGACTTCAACCTACAGAGGAAATAAATTTGGGAAATAAATTAATTGCAGGTCCATTTCATCCAGCTTTTAGAGAATTAGTTGAAGGAAGTATATATAATGATATGATAAGTTCTATAATTTCTAAAAACTATAAAGGTGAAATTTTTATTGAAATAAATAATAAGGATATATCAAAATTATATGCCAATAAAAAACACTATTTTAACTACATGAAAGCTAATTTTCCACATTGTGAATTTATAGTAATTCAAAATAATAATATAGCTTTAGAAAATATAATTATAAGATTTTATGGAAAGGTGGAAAACTTGTCTTTGCACAATTATTTTCTCTGTAAGTATAAACATAATTCTGCCATGGCACTCTGTGAAAGCGATTTACACAAAATCTAA
- the smc gene encoding chromosome segregation protein SMC, whose protein sequence is MFLKAVEIRGFKSFADKIELDFQKGVTAVVGPNGSGKSNISDAIRWVLGEQSIKTLRGGKMEDVIFSGTQFRKSVGLAQVTLTLDNSDNMIPVDYDEVTIGRRLYRSGESEYYINNTKCRLKDVQEMFMDTGIGKEGYSIIGQGKIEAVLSGKSEERRGLLEEAAGIVKFKTRKEEAERKLESTEENLVRINDILGTYEERLQPLEKESEKAKAFVRLSQELNEKEINLLVNSAERLKIKIDNTLNNTKNLDYEINKLNVERDGAKTNFKKYNEDLLELENLHEARRKEYYERKSQHQNIISENNLIKEKIQNLKQLKIKYTGELEEIAEKINISISENKKYTEEYILLKNKVKEHNENAASLVKILEIAQQEIDEDGKLLKKYKSEEFDTLGSISDFKNFIILIKKDMENHDLNMNQIKTACEGYLNSIKINKNTKDALEKEIVKIKKKIEDYENNIGENKREITRINIILNEDEKEFSSLNTEINKSEANRNMLNSLNEQYEGYNKSVKNLMSHIKKGYIHQENKKCFVFGEIIKVDKRFETAIEIALGGSISNIITEDEILAKKLINYLKDNNLGRATFLPLNILQNKNLVIDSNIKNASGYIGIASKLVEYDKELSAAVEHVLGRTVIAEHMDSALEISKKSNFSFRVVTLAGEIVNPGGALTGGSIYNKGFNIIGRKREVEELNFKIDKMKEKLHKLSIKNKENNTSINSLDDMNLNLRDYIHFENIEITKIQGKINAIDIESEKLNKNHRISINEISMLSDKKEEAAKELFTKEKEINSLEHKKRQLSELEEKLEEKLKRENEKILAVKDNLTSIKVKEAKLEENIVNKKRDVDRLNGEIKYAENKSMDLKTQVNNFQIDSAKFEDTLKLNSKTLEEIKKFLAATDNVFQEDEITKLKIKQKLQSYNEKIEQLNIIVDKKDEEKHKVQLNLTRIETENEALIERLNDEFKLTYAEALEYKREINDIIVYKNNIQELKNNIAALGIVNVGSIEEYKSVKEKYNFMSSQREDLVKSKEEIINVINEMTDRMKTVFSENFEKIRRNFTETFRELFKGGNADLILSGEDVLSSNIEINVEPPGKKLQNINLMSGGEKGLSAIALLFAILKMKPTPFCILDEIEAALDDANVARYAEFLRKFSEKIQFIVITHRKGTMEASNVLYGVTMEEKGVSKVVSVDLAI, encoded by the coding sequence ATGTTCTTAAAAGCCGTTGAAATACGAGGGTTTAAATCATTTGCAGATAAAATAGAATTGGATTTTCAAAAAGGTGTAACAGCAGTAGTAGGACCTAATGGAAGTGGTAAGAGTAATATTTCTGACGCAATTAGATGGGTTTTAGGTGAGCAAAGCATAAAGACTCTAAGAGGGGGGAAAATGGAAGATGTAATATTTTCAGGAACTCAATTTAGAAAATCCGTAGGGCTTGCTCAGGTTACACTTACTTTAGACAATTCAGACAATATGATTCCTGTGGATTATGATGAGGTAACTATAGGCAGAAGACTATATCGTTCTGGTGAAAGTGAATACTATATTAATAATACTAAATGTAGACTTAAAGATGTTCAGGAAATGTTTATGGATACTGGTATAGGAAAAGAAGGGTATTCAATAATTGGGCAGGGTAAGATAGAAGCGGTACTTAGCGGAAAATCTGAGGAGAGACGTGGGCTATTAGAAGAGGCCGCAGGTATTGTCAAATTTAAAACTAGAAAGGAAGAAGCGGAAAGGAAGCTTGAAAGTACGGAGGAAAATCTCGTAAGAATAAATGATATACTAGGGACTTATGAAGAAAGGCTTCAGCCTCTAGAAAAAGAAAGTGAAAAAGCAAAGGCTTTTGTTAGATTATCTCAGGAACTCAATGAAAAAGAGATAAATCTATTAGTTAATTCCGCAGAAAGGCTTAAGATAAAAATTGATAATACTTTGAATAATACTAAAAATTTAGATTATGAAATTAATAAATTAAATGTGGAAAGAGACGGCGCAAAGACCAATTTCAAAAAATACAATGAAGATCTACTTGAACTTGAAAATTTGCATGAAGCTCGGAGAAAGGAATACTATGAAAGGAAGTCTCAGCATCAAAATATAATTTCAGAGAATAATTTAATAAAGGAAAAAATACAAAATTTAAAACAATTAAAAATTAAGTATACAGGAGAATTAGAGGAAATAGCAGAAAAAATTAATATATCCATATCTGAAAATAAAAAGTATACGGAAGAATATATTTTATTGAAAAATAAAGTAAAAGAACATAATGAAAATGCTGCCAGTCTAGTAAAAATATTAGAAATTGCACAGCAGGAAATAGATGAAGATGGAAAACTTTTAAAGAAATATAAGAGTGAGGAATTTGATACTTTAGGCAGTATATCAGATTTTAAAAACTTTATAATTTTAATAAAAAAAGATATGGAAAATCATGATTTAAATATGAATCAAATTAAAACTGCCTGTGAAGGTTATTTAAACTCCATTAAGATTAATAAAAACACAAAAGATGCACTTGAAAAGGAAATAGTGAAAATAAAGAAAAAGATAGAAGACTATGAAAATAATATAGGAGAAAATAAAAGAGAAATAACTAGAATTAATATAATTTTAAATGAAGATGAAAAAGAATTTAGTAGCTTAAATACTGAAATTAATAAATCAGAAGCAAATAGAAATATGCTTAATAGTTTAAATGAACAATATGAAGGATATAATAAATCAGTAAAAAATCTTATGTCTCATATAAAAAAAGGATATATTCATCAAGAAAATAAAAAGTGTTTTGTATTTGGAGAAATTATAAAAGTAGATAAAAGATTTGAAACAGCCATAGAGATTGCTTTAGGAGGATCCATTTCGAACATAATTACAGAGGATGAAATTTTGGCGAAAAAGCTTATAAATTATTTGAAAGATAACAATCTGGGTAGAGCTACATTTTTGCCATTGAATATTTTACAGAATAAAAATTTAGTTATAGATAGTAATATAAAAAATGCTTCTGGCTACATTGGCATTGCAAGTAAATTGGTAGAATATGATAAAGAACTTTCAGCAGCAGTTGAACATGTTCTGGGAAGAACAGTTATTGCAGAACATATGGATAGTGCTTTGGAAATATCAAAAAAATCTAATTTTAGTTTCAGGGTTGTAACTCTTGCTGGGGAAATTGTAAACCCTGGAGGAGCTCTTACTGGTGGAAGTATTTATAATAAAGGCTTTAATATAATTGGCAGAAAAAGAGAAGTAGAGGAATTAAACTTTAAAATTGATAAAATGAAAGAAAAACTTCATAAGCTATCTATAAAAAACAAAGAAAATAATACTAGTATAAATTCTTTAGATGATATGAATTTAAATTTGAGAGATTATATTCATTTTGAAAATATAGAGATTACTAAAATTCAGGGTAAAATTAATGCAATTGATATAGAAAGTGAAAAATTAAATAAAAATCATAGGATTTCTATTAATGAAATTAGCATGCTTAGTGATAAAAAGGAGGAGGCAGCTAAAGAATTATTCACTAAAGAAAAGGAAATTAATAGTTTGGAACATAAGAAAAGACAGCTTTCAGAGTTAGAAGAAAAATTAGAAGAAAAACTAAAAAGGGAAAATGAGAAAATCTTAGCTGTAAAGGATAATTTAACTTCTATAAAAGTAAAAGAGGCAAAATTAGAGGAGAACATTGTAAATAAAAAAAGGGACGTTGACAGGTTAAATGGGGAAATAAAGTATGCTGAAAATAAAAGTATGGATTTAAAAACTCAAGTAAATAATTTTCAAATAGATAGTGCTAAGTTTGAAGATACATTAAAATTAAATAGCAAAACTTTAGAAGAAATAAAAAAATTTTTAGCAGCTACAGATAATGTTTTTCAAGAAGATGAAATTACAAAATTAAAAATAAAGCAGAAATTACAGAGTTATAATGAGAAAATTGAGCAGCTAAATATAATAGTTGATAAAAAGGATGAGGAAAAACATAAAGTACAACTGAATTTAACTAGAATAGAAACTGAAAACGAAGCTTTAATTGAAAGATTGAATGATGAATTTAAGCTCACCTATGCAGAAGCATTAGAGTATAAAAGAGAAATAAATGATATAATAGTATATAAAAACAACATTCAGGAATTGAAAAATAATATAGCAGCTTTGGGCATTGTAAATGTAGGATCCATTGAAGAATATAAATCTGTTAAAGAAAAGTATAATTTTATGTCAAGTCAAAGAGAAGACTTAGTAAAATCTAAAGAAGAAATAATAAATGTTATAAATGAAATGACGGATAGAATGAAAACAGTATTTAGTGAAAATTTTGAAAAAATTAGAAGAAATTTTACAGAAACCTTTAGAGAACTTTTTAAGGGAGGAAATGCTGATCTTATACTTTCGGGAGAAGATGTATTGTCTTCAAATATAGAAATTAATGTAGAACCTCCAGGTAAAAAACTTCAAAATATAAATTTAATGTCTGGTGGGGAAAAAGGTCTTTCTGCCATTGCTCTCCTTTTTGCAATTTTAAAGATGAAGCCTACTCCATTTTGCATACTAGATGAGATTGAGGCAGCCTTAGATGATGCAAATGTAGCTAGATATGCTGAGTTTTTAAGAAAGTTTTCAGAAAAAATACAGTTTATAGTTATTACACATAGAAAAGGTACTATGGAGGCAAGCAATGTTTTGTATGGCGTTACTATGGAGGAAAAAGGAGTGTCAAAAGTGGTGTCTGTTGATTTAGCCATTTAA
- the ftsY gene encoding signal recognition particle-docking protein FtsY: MFSGFFDKLKSGLSKTKNNFTDRITEILTGTVSIDEDMYDELEEILITSDIGVETSVYIIDKLKEKIRQEKIKDPSEVNGCLKRVILDILETSKGSIDPDSTPETILIIGVNGVGKTTSIGKIAAKLKKQKYKVIMAAADTFRAAAIDQLEVWSTRAGVELIKHQEGSDPAAVVYDAIQAAKARNADILICDTAGRLHNKKNLMDELGKINRVIEREFGNSSRKTFLVLDATTGQNAVIQAKQFTEVCKVDGIILTKLDGTAKGGIIISIKHILNIPVQLIGVGEGIDDLQEFDSNEFVEALF, translated from the coding sequence ATGTTTAGTGGATTTTTTGATAAATTAAAGAGTGGTCTTTCTAAGACTAAAAACAATTTTACTGACAGAATAACTGAAATCTTAACAGGTACTGTATCTATAGATGAGGATATGTATGATGAACTGGAGGAAATACTTATAACTTCTGATATTGGTGTAGAAACTTCTGTATACATAATAGATAAATTAAAAGAAAAGATAAGACAAGAAAAAATAAAGGACCCTTCAGAGGTTAACGGATGTCTAAAAAGAGTAATACTGGATATATTGGAAACATCAAAGGGTTCTATAGATCCAGATTCTACTCCGGAAACTATTTTAATTATAGGCGTTAATGGTGTTGGAAAAACTACTTCTATAGGTAAAATAGCTGCAAAGCTAAAAAAACAAAAATATAAGGTGATTATGGCAGCAGCAGATACTTTTAGAGCAGCTGCCATAGATCAACTTGAAGTTTGGAGTACTAGAGCTGGTGTTGAATTAATAAAGCATCAGGAAGGCTCCGATCCAGCTGCAGTAGTATATGATGCTATACAAGCAGCTAAGGCCAGAAATGCTGACATACTTATCTGTGATACTGCAGGAAGACTCCATAATAAAAAGAATTTAATGGATGAGCTTGGTAAAATAAATAGAGTTATTGAAAGAGAATTTGGCAATAGCAGTCGAAAGACCTTCTTGGTTTTAGATGCTACCACGGGACAAAATGCAGTTATACAGGCTAAGCAATTTACTGAGGTATGCAAGGTAGATGGCATAATACTTACTAAATTAGATGGTACTGCTAAAGGTGGTATCATTATATCAATTAAGCATATTCTAAATATACCTGTACAGCTTATAGGCGTGGGAGAGGGAATAGATGATCTTCAGGAATTTGATTCAAATGAGTTTGTAGAAGCTTTATTTTAA
- a CDS encoding putative DNA-binding protein, with product MEERVQISMLLDLYGELLTSKQKDIMNFYFNEDLSLSEISEINHTSRQAIYDIIKRCQKLLLDYDSKLKLLEKEKFILELKKDMETKLDSLKNEIIIDKKIKVIEDIKSIIKNI from the coding sequence ATGGAAGAAAGAGTTCAAATATCTATGCTTTTAGATTTATATGGTGAACTTTTAACTAGCAAACAGAAAGACATTATGAATTTTTATTTTAATGAAGATTTATCTCTATCTGAAATATCTGAAATTAATCATACTAGCAGACAGGCAATTTATGATATAATAAAAAGATGTCAAAAACTTTTGCTGGATTATGATAGTAAATTAAAACTTTTAGAAAAAGAGAAGTTTATTTTGGAATTAAAAAAAGATATGGAGACAAAACTGGATAGCTTAAAAAATGAAATTATTATAGATAAAAAAATAAAAGTTATAGAAGATATAAAATCGATCATTAAGAATATATAA
- the ffh gene encoding signal recognition particle protein produces MAFEGLTSKLQETIKKLKGKGKLSENDIKEAMREVKRALLEADVNFKIVKDFIKKVSEKCLGNEVMESLTPGQMVIKIVNEELTALMGKTESKINYSDTGITVIMLVGLQGAGKTTMCGKLALSLKKKNKKPLLVACDVYRPAAIKQLTVVGKSIDIPVFSMGDKVNPVDISKAAIEHAKNNDCNVVIIDTAGRLHVDEALMDELKNIKTSINPSEILLVVDSMTGQDAVNVADSFNNTLEITGVILTKLDGDTRGGAALSIRSMTGKPIKYVGLGEKMNDLEVFYPERMASRILGMGDVLTLIEKAQSAINEKDAKELGEKMMNQGLNFEDYLTMMKQMKKLGPLGKILEMIPGMNNKMLQGADLSQVEEETKKTESIIYSMTLKERRNPQLISSSSSRKKRIALGSGTSVQDINKLLKMMEVMKKQMKQFKNMENMSKKGLFGKLPF; encoded by the coding sequence ATGGCTTTTGAAGGATTAACTTCTAAACTTCAAGAAACAATCAAAAAGTTAAAGGGAAAGGGAAAACTTTCTGAAAATGATATAAAAGAAGCCATGAGAGAGGTAAAAAGAGCCCTTTTAGAGGCGGATGTAAATTTTAAAATAGTTAAAGATTTTATAAAAAAGGTTAGTGAAAAATGTCTTGGAAATGAAGTAATGGAGAGTTTAACTCCAGGACAAATGGTAATAAAAATAGTTAATGAGGAATTAACTGCATTAATGGGTAAAACAGAAAGTAAAATAAATTACAGTGATACGGGGATAACTGTGATTATGCTTGTGGGATTACAGGGTGCTGGTAAAACAACTATGTGTGGTAAACTTGCACTTTCTTTAAAGAAGAAAAACAAAAAACCACTTTTAGTAGCTTGTGATGTATATAGGCCAGCGGCAATTAAACAATTGACTGTAGTAGGTAAGTCTATTGATATTCCCGTATTTTCCATGGGTGATAAAGTAAACCCTGTAGATATTTCAAAAGCAGCTATTGAACACGCAAAAAATAATGATTGCAATGTGGTTATTATTGATACCGCTGGTAGACTGCATGTAGATGAAGCATTAATGGATGAGTTAAAGAATATTAAAACTAGTATTAATCCAAGTGAAATATTGTTAGTAGTAGATTCTATGACTGGTCAGGATGCAGTAAATGTAGCTGATAGTTTTAATAATACTCTTGAAATTACTGGAGTTATCCTTACAAAGCTTGATGGTGATACAAGGGGTGGAGCAGCACTTTCTATAAGATCAATGACTGGGAAGCCAATAAAATATGTGGGTCTTGGTGAAAAGATGAACGACTTAGAGGTGTTCTATCCAGAGAGAATGGCCTCTAGAATTCTTGGTATGGGTGATGTATTGACCTTAATTGAAAAAGCTCAAAGTGCTATTAATGAAAAGGATGCTAAAGAGCTTGGAGAAAAAATGATGAATCAAGGCTTAAACTTTGAGGATTATTTAACTATGATGAAGCAGATGAAAAAACTTGGACCACTTGGAAAAATTTTGGAAATGATTCCGGGTATGAATAACAAGATGCTTCAAGGTGCAGATTTAAGCCAAGTTGAAGAAGAAACTAAAAAGACTGAGTCTATAATTTATTCCATGACACTAAAAGAGAGAAGAAATCCGCAATTAATAAGTTCCTCTTCTTCCAGAAAAAAGAGAATAGCTTTGGGATCAGGAACTTCTGTACAAGATATTAATAAACTTTTAAAAATGATGGAAGTCATGAAAAAACAAATGAAACAATTTAAAAATATGGAAAACATGTCTAAAAAAGGATTGTTTGGCAAGCTTCCTTTTTAG
- the rpsP gene encoding 30S ribosomal protein S16, with the protein MAVKIRLKRMGAKKAPFYRIVVADSRSPRDGKFIEEIGYYNPTTEPITIKVNSDKVAEWIKNGAQPSETVKRLFNKSGITK; encoded by the coding sequence ATGGCAGTTAAGATAAGACTAAAGAGAATGGGTGCTAAAAAAGCTCCATTTTATAGAATTGTTGTTGCAGATTCAAGAAGTCCAAGAGATGGAAAATTTATCGAAGAAATAGGATACTACAATCCAACTACAGAACCAATAACTATAAAGGTAAATTCTGATAAAGTAGCTGAATGGATAAAGAATGGTGCTCAACCATCAGAAACAGTTAAAAGACTTTTTAATAAAAGCGGAATAACTAAATAA
- a CDS encoding KH domain-containing protein yields MKQLLYIIVKSLVDNPDMVEITEVNGETSLILQLKVAQEDMGKVIGKQGRIAKAIRTVVKAAAIKQNIKVVVEIV; encoded by the coding sequence ATGAAACAACTATTGTACATAATTGTAAAATCATTAGTTGATAACCCAGATATGGTAGAGATAACTGAAGTTAACGGAGAAACATCCTTGATACTTCAGTTGAAGGTTGCACAGGAAGACATGGGCAAAGTTATTGGTAAGCAGGGAAGAATAGCTAAGGCTATAAGAACTGTTGTAAAAGCAGCAGCTATTAAACAGAATATAAAAGTTGTTGTAGAAATAGTATAA
- the rimM gene encoding ribosome maturation factor RimM (Essential for efficient processing of 16S rRNA), which produces MKEFLTVGQIINTHGVKGEIKVYPLTDDTKRFRKLKKVYIDDIEQNVLWCKIQPDKIIMKIEGIESPEIAIKYKNKYLKVPREEAVTLEKGRYFVADIIGSQVVDEDNNNIGTVFDVIFTGSNDVYWVRGNGEDVMVPALKSIVTKMDMDNNLIVIKPVKTWS; this is translated from the coding sequence ATGAAAGAATTTCTGACGGTGGGCCAGATTATAAATACACATGGGGTGAAAGGTGAGATTAAGGTATATCCTTTAACTGATGATACAAAAAGATTTAGAAAACTAAAAAAAGTTTACATAGATGACATAGAACAAAATGTATTGTGGTGTAAAATACAACCAGACAAAATTATTATGAAGATAGAGGGAATAGAAAGCCCGGAGATAGCAATAAAATACAAGAATAAATATTTAAAGGTACCTAGAGAAGAAGCAGTAACTCTTGAAAAGGGAAGGTATTTTGTAGCTGATATAATAGGAAGTCAGGTTGTAGATGAGGATAATAATAATATTGGTACAGTTTTCGATGTAATATTCACTGGAAGCAATGATGTCTATTGGGTAAGGGGAAATGGAGAGGATGTAATGGTTCCTGCACTTAAGTCTATTGTAACTAAAATGGATATGGATAATAATCTAATAGTTATAAAGCCGGTGAAAACATGGAGTTAA
- the trmD gene encoding tRNA (guanosine(37)-N1)-methyltransferase TrmD: MELNIDILTLFPEMFHIFNYSMIGRAQNKKIINIETHNIRDYTLDKHNKTDEYPYGGGAGMIMTAQPIVHCIENVKKKNSGKVVFLGPRGKSFNQNFAKELSKEKELIFLCGHYEGIDERVYKYVDMEISLGDFILTGGEMACIPIIDSISRMIPGVLASNESFMEESFYDGVLEYPQYTRPDSFRGEAVPKILLSGHHENIRKWRRKQSLLITKEKRPDLFKNIKLSEEDKKLLYTK; the protein is encoded by the coding sequence ATGGAGTTAAATATTGATATATTAACGTTATTTCCTGAGATGTTTCATATTTTTAATTATAGTATGATTGGAAGAGCCCAAAATAAAAAAATAATAAACATAGAAACCCATAATATTCGTGATTATACCCTCGACAAACACAATAAAACAGATGAGTATCCTTATGGTGGTGGTGCTGGCATGATCATGACTGCACAGCCTATAGTTCATTGTATTGAAAATGTAAAGAAGAAGAATAGTGGTAAAGTTGTATTTTTAGGACCTCGTGGAAAAAGTTTTAATCAAAACTTTGCTAAGGAATTATCTAAAGAGAAAGAATTAATATTTCTCTGTGGTCATTATGAAGGGATAGATGAAAGGGTATATAAATATGTTGATATGGAAATATCTTTGGGTGATTTTATATTAACTGGAGGAGAAATGGCTTGTATACCCATAATAGATAGCATAAGCAGGATGATACCGGGGGTTTTGGCTAGTAATGAAAGTTTTATGGAGGAGTCATTCTATGACGGCGTGCTAGAATATCCACAATACACCAGACCAGATTCATTCAGGGGAGAAGCTGTACCTAAAATTTTGCTTTCTGGTCATCATGAAAATATAAGAAAATGGAGAAGAAAGCAATCACTTCTAATAACTAAAGAAAAGAGACCGGATTTATTTAAGAATATTAAATTATCTGAAGAAGATAAAAAACTTTTGTACACTAAGTAA
- the rplS gene encoding 50S ribosomal protein L19, translating to MLDLIKAIEAEQIRTDLPEFNVGDTIKIDVKIKEGEKERIQAFEGTVIKKQNGGLRETFTVRRVAYGVGVERTFPINAPIIDKIKIVRKGKVRRAKLYYLRDRVGKAAKVKELK from the coding sequence ATGTTAGATTTAATAAAAGCTATAGAAGCTGAACAAATTAGAACCGATTTACCAGAGTTCAATGTAGGAGATACTATTAAAATTGATGTAAAAATCAAAGAAGGTGAAAAGGAAAGAATCCAAGCCTTCGAAGGTACAGTTATTAAGAAGCAAAATGGTGGATTAAGAGAGACTTTCACTGTAAGAAGAGTGGCTTATGGTGTTGGTGTTGAAAGAACTTTTCCAATAAATGCTCCTATAATAGACAAAATTAAAATTGTTAGAAAAGGTAAAGTAAGAAGAGCTAAGCTATACTACTTAAGAGATAGAGTAGGAAAAGCTGCAAAAGTTAAGGAATTAAAGTAA
- the lepB gene encoding signal peptidase I, with protein MIKKIIKTFAIAFISAILIMVFILQIVSINGPSMLNTFFTNDKVIVEKITYYFSSPKRQDIIVFKYAGNTNEKYIKRVIAVENDKIKIADDRVYVNGKLIIEPYAVYNPDNNAAKNNDRIHNFPETVVPKGTVFVMGDNRYDSLDSRFKDIGFVNKKLIIGKVVMRIYPIDKFGKV; from the coding sequence ATGATAAAAAAAATAATAAAAACCTTTGCTATAGCCTTTATTTCAGCTATATTAATTATGGTTTTTATATTGCAAATAGTAAGTATAAATGGACCGTCTATGCTTAATACTTTTTTTACTAATGATAAAGTTATAGTTGAAAAAATCACATATTATTTTAGTTCTCCCAAAAGACAGGATATAATAGTCTTTAAATATGCTGGGAATACTAATGAAAAATATATAAAGAGAGTTATTGCTGTAGAAAATGATAAAATAAAAATTGCAGACGACAGAGTTTATGTTAATGGTAAGCTTATTATTGAGCCTTATGCAGTTTATAATCCTGACAATAATGCTGCAAAGAATAATGATAGAATTCATAATTTCCCAGAAACTGTAGTTCCAAAGGGAACGGTTTTTGTTATGGGAGATAATAGATATGACAGCTTAGATAGTAGATTTAAAGATATAGGATTTGTAAATAAGAAATTGATAATTGGAAAAGTAGTTATGAGAATTTATCCCATTGATAAGTTTGGAAAGGTATGA